The genomic region TAATCCGCTTGGCCTGCTCCGGATCGAAATCGAACGAAGCGGCGCAGTAAATCGCTTTGCCGGCATCGCAGGCGGCGAGAATCGGCAACGGCCCACACCACTGTTCGGCAAGCAAAAGCAGGGCGTCGACATCGGCCCGCTCGGCGAGCGCCCGGTAACCGTCGACCGGTGTGGCGTTAAACTCCCGCGCAGCCTGTTCGGCCCGGACGGCGACCTGTTCGCAAACGGCGCGGACCTCGAAGCGATCGCTGAGCGCGCGCAATGCCGAGCGATGGCGAGATTCCCACGCTCTGCCCAGGCCGATGAGTCCAACACGCAACTTCATGCGCGGTTAACTATATCGCGAAAAGGAACGCTCGCCAACGGTGGGGACGCCAATAGTTGGCGCGCTGCGACACAGGCATTGCTGCACCTGGCTTATGGCGATTCTTCCGGCACGACTCGAGCGACCGGCTCGGCCACGGTCGCCGGAAGATGTACCGTCACCGGCCCGCTGCGGTCCGCCACCACGGCGAAGAAATCGTCCGGCGTGGCGAGCGACACGTCCTCAATCCGCGCGATCAGATCGCCACGGCGGAAACCAGCCTCCCAGGCGGGGCTGCCTTCGGCCACTTCGGTTACGGCCACGCAACCGTCACGGACCGCGGCGCCGAACTCCTCGAATACCGTGTTCCCCTGTACGGCGTTGGCGTAATCGACCGCCAAACCCCGCCAGGTTCTGGCCGGCGCCGTGACGACTCTCCAATCCCGCATGAAGAACTTCGTGAGGCGAGCCGTAAGCTCCTGGGTTCGCCCGCCGCGATGCACCGTGAGCGCCACCTCACTGCCCACGTCACGCTTGCCAATTTCCAGCATCAACTCGTCAGCGCCGGCAATCGGCTTGCCGTCGACATGTGTCACCAGATCGGTAATCTCCATGCCCGCGATCGCCGCCGGCGTTCCTTCTGAAACCCCCGCCACGAGCGCGCCGCTCAATCCGGCCGCACGATCCTCGGGACTGAGATTCTCTGGCGCGACGCCAAGCAGGCCGTACTGCACCTCCCGGCCGGGCTTCATGGTTTCCACGGCCCGGCGGAAGACGTCATCGACGGGAATCGCGAAACCCGCGTGGGCTTCATGGCCGGTCAGCGCCGCAAGGGCGGTCGTGAGGCCGATCATTTCGCCCGACAGGTTGACCAGCGGGCCGCCACTGCCGCCCAGGTCCAACCGCGTGTCGGTTT from Planctomycetia bacterium harbors:
- a CDS encoding trypsin-like peptidase domain-containing protein, giving the protein MRLLRANVGRTVRALALATGLLVATPLLGQEPAPGTPEGGDSGQAFLASVEQSLANAIARCEPSVVSIARVRRENSDRPFAPDGGDDAFGRAFGGLPVPQPEDPNFIPNEFGTGVVIDAEGLIVTCYHVVRPDCDHWVTTRDRKTYAAKIVGADPRSDLAVLRIEATGLTPIAFGDGASVRKGQLVLALGNPYAIARDGQASVSWGIVSNLGRKSSPSLESPGETSGSLHQFGTLIQTDTRLDLGGSGGPLVNLSGEMIGLTTALAALTGHEAHAGFAIPVDDVFRRAVETMKPGREVQYGLLGVAPENLSPEDRAAGLSGALVAGVSEGTPAAIAGMEITDLVTHVDGKPIAGADELMLEIGKRDVGSEVALTVHRGGRTQELTARLTKFFMRDWRVVTAPARTWRGLAVDYANAVQGNTVFEEFGAAVRDGCVAVTEVAEGSPAWEAGFRRGDLIARIEDVSLATPDDFFAVVADRSGPVTVHLPATVAEPVARVVPEESP